Proteins from one Thaumasiovibrio subtropicus genomic window:
- the yajC gene encoding preprotein translocase subunit YajC gives MFISQAHAAAEGAPQGGGMQLIFMLVMFGAIFYFMIYRPQAKRVKEHKSLMEAMGKGDEVLTGGGLVGKITKISAENDYIVIALNDNNEVTIKKDFVTAVLPKGTMKSL, from the coding sequence CTGTTTATTTCTCAAGCCCATGCAGCAGCTGAAGGTGCGCCACAAGGTGGTGGCATGCAGTTAATTTTCATGCTGGTGATGTTCGGGGCTATCTTCTACTTCATGATTTATCGCCCGCAAGCGAAGCGTGTGAAAGAGCACAAAAGCCTGATGGAAGCGATGGGTAAAGGTGATGAAGTACTTACTGGTGGCGGCCTTGTTGGTAAAATCACTAAGATCTCTGCTGAAAATGACTACATCGTTATCGCGCTAAACGACAACAATGAAGTGACCATTAAAAAGGACTTTGTGACTGCTGTATTGCCAAAAGGCACAATGAAGTCGCTGTAA
- the secD gene encoding protein translocase subunit SecD: MLNRYPLWKTLMVVFALLIGGLYALPNIYGEDPAVQVTGARGASVDMSALDLVTDILSDANLSQKAVAFENGSVLVRFNDTESQIRARDLLSEQLEDEDFIVALNLAPATPRWLQSIGAQPMKLGLDLRGGVHFLMEVDMDAAMEKLLSQQEEAFRVELREARLRYRSITKTSDAVEVRLRNAEDAAEARAVLAPLHQDMTFEIDEARQTLVGEFTEARLLEVRNYAVNQNITILRNRVNELGVAEPLVQRQGANRIVVELPGVQDTARAKEILGATATLEFREVDSVVDLAAAASGRVPADSEVKFDRNGQPVVLKKRIILGGSHITDASSSADEYGRPQVNISLDSEGGSKMTAFSRNNVGKLMATVFAEYKDSGERTEDGRVILDKHEEVINQATIQTALGRNFRITGIDSQAEAMNLALLLRAGALIAPISIVEERTIGPSMGQQNIDKGMAAMLWGMAAVMLFTLVYYRRFGLFANMALLMNLILVIGLMSMIPGATMTLPGIAGIVLTVGMAVDANVLIFERIREELREGRSPQQAIHHGYANALSTIADANITTLITAIILFAVGTGAIKGFAVTLSLGIVTSMFTAIIGTRAIVNLVYGGKRIDKLSI; encoded by the coding sequence GTGTTAAACCGTTATCCCTTGTGGAAGACGCTGATGGTCGTGTTCGCACTGCTGATCGGTGGCCTTTATGCGCTTCCCAACATTTACGGTGAAGATCCAGCTGTACAGGTAACCGGGGCGCGTGGCGCCTCGGTTGATATGTCAGCCCTTGATCTCGTCACCGATATTCTCTCAGATGCAAATCTTTCCCAAAAAGCAGTCGCGTTTGAAAATGGCTCTGTGTTAGTGCGTTTCAACGATACTGAATCTCAAATCCGTGCTCGAGACCTACTCTCAGAACAGCTTGAAGATGAAGATTTCATTGTTGCTTTAAACCTTGCTCCTGCAACCCCTCGTTGGCTGCAGTCCATTGGTGCACAACCGATGAAACTTGGTCTTGACCTGCGTGGTGGTGTTCACTTCCTGATGGAAGTAGACATGGACGCGGCGATGGAAAAGCTGCTATCCCAACAAGAAGAAGCATTTCGTGTTGAGCTCCGTGAAGCACGACTTCGTTATCGTTCAATAACAAAAACATCAGATGCTGTTGAAGTGCGTCTTCGCAATGCCGAAGATGCAGCAGAAGCGCGCGCTGTGCTTGCTCCCCTTCATCAAGATATGACGTTTGAAATTGATGAGGCTCGTCAGACGTTAGTTGGTGAGTTTACTGAAGCGCGCCTGCTTGAAGTTCGCAACTATGCAGTCAATCAGAACATCACCATTCTACGTAACCGTGTTAATGAACTGGGTGTGGCTGAGCCACTCGTTCAGCGCCAAGGTGCCAACCGTATTGTTGTTGAACTGCCGGGTGTTCAAGATACTGCGCGAGCGAAGGAAATTCTGGGTGCGACGGCAACACTCGAGTTCCGTGAAGTCGATTCGGTGGTTGATCTAGCAGCAGCAGCGTCTGGTCGCGTGCCTGCTGACAGCGAAGTGAAGTTCGATCGTAATGGTCAACCTGTTGTACTGAAAAAACGCATTATTCTTGGCGGTTCTCATATTACTGACGCGAGTTCAAGCGCTGATGAGTATGGTCGCCCGCAAGTGAACATCTCGCTAGATAGCGAAGGTGGAAGCAAGATGACTGCATTCTCACGTAACAACGTGGGTAAGTTGATGGCAACAGTTTTCGCTGAGTATAAAGACAGCGGTGAACGTACCGAAGATGGTCGCGTTATCTTGGATAAACACGAAGAAGTGATTAACCAGGCAACCATTCAGACGGCGCTTGGTCGTAACTTCCGTATTACGGGTATCGACTCTCAAGCTGAAGCTATGAACTTGGCACTGCTACTTCGTGCTGGTGCTTTGATAGCGCCGATTTCAATTGTCGAAGAGCGTACCATTGGTCCATCAATGGGACAGCAAAATATCGATAAAGGTATGGCGGCGATGCTTTGGGGTATGGCTGCGGTAATGCTGTTTACTTTGGTTTACTACCGTCGTTTTGGTCTGTTTGCCAACATGGCATTGTTGATGAACCTGATTCTGGTGATTGGTTTAATGTCGATGATTCCGGGGGCGACGATGACGCTACCAGGGATTGCCGGTATTGTACTCACCGTCGGTATGGCCGTTGACGCCAATGTGTTGATATTTGAACGTATACGCGAAGAGCTTCGCGAAGGACGTTCTCCTCAGCAAGCGATTCACCATGGCTATGCGAATGCATTGAGCACGATTGCCGATGCCAACATTACCACTTTGATCACCGCGATTATCTTGTTTGCAGTCGGTACAGGTGCGATCAAAGGCTTTGCGGTCACGCTATCGCTCGGTATTGTAACTTCCATGTTCACCGCCATCATCGGGACACGAGCAATCGTGAACTTGGTGTACGGTGGGAAGCGCATTGATAAGTTATCTATCTAG
- the secF gene encoding protein translocase subunit SecF encodes MFQILKTENTINFMRWSRFAFVLSVLVILGSFASLATNKLNWGLDFTGGTLIEVGFEQPADLELIRESLDADGFGDAVVQNFGTTRDVMVRLRPRDGVKGEQLSQQILASIEKGTQQKVEVRRLEFLGPAIGDELTEAGGLAILASLLCILAYVSMRFEWRLATGAVAALAHDIIITLGIFSILKIEVDLTIVAALLTVVGYSLNDTVVVFDRIRENFRKMRKGDSPEVINSSITQTLSRTLITSGTTLFVVIALFVVGGANIHGFATALLIGITVGTYSSIYVASALALKLGVVREHLMPPQIETDEEFEQMP; translated from the coding sequence ATGTTCCAGATTTTAAAAACGGAAAATACGATCAACTTCATGCGTTGGTCTCGCTTTGCCTTTGTTCTTTCTGTTTTGGTTATTTTGGGGTCATTTGCTTCCCTTGCGACCAATAAGTTGAACTGGGGCTTAGACTTTACCGGTGGTACCTTGATTGAAGTGGGCTTTGAGCAGCCTGCTGATCTTGAGCTTATTCGTGAATCGTTAGACGCTGATGGGTTCGGTGATGCTGTTGTTCAAAACTTCGGTACAACGCGCGATGTGATGGTTCGTCTTCGTCCTCGTGACGGAGTTAAAGGTGAGCAACTGAGCCAACAGATCTTAGCGTCAATTGAGAAAGGGACACAGCAGAAAGTCGAAGTTCGTCGTTTAGAGTTCTTAGGACCTGCGATTGGTGATGAGCTAACAGAAGCCGGTGGTTTAGCTATTTTAGCGTCGCTACTGTGTATTCTGGCTTATGTATCGATGCGCTTTGAGTGGCGTTTGGCAACGGGTGCGGTTGCCGCGCTCGCACACGATATTATTATCACACTCGGTATTTTTTCGATTTTGAAGATTGAAGTTGATCTGACGATTGTTGCAGCATTGCTGACCGTTGTGGGTTACTCGCTCAATGATACCGTTGTTGTGTTTGACCGTATTCGTGAAAACTTCCGTAAGATGCGTAAAGGTGACTCGCCTGAAGTCATTAACAGCTCAATCACCCAAACATTGAGCCGTACCTTGATCACCTCGGGAACCACCTTGTTTGTTGTTATCGCGCTGTTTGTTGTTGGTGGCGCCAACATTCATGGTTTCGCTACCGCGTTGCTGATTGGTATTACGGTCGGTACGTATTCTTCTATTTAT